A genomic region of Trifolium pratense cultivar HEN17-A07 linkage group LG3, ARS_RC_1.1, whole genome shotgun sequence contains the following coding sequences:
- the LOC123915497 gene encoding protein phosphatase 1 regulatory inhibitor subunit PPP1R7 homolog, whose protein sequence is MESSTATDLNDELDPSSTLLDLTSYQLHDLDSVELPPNLTELDLTANRLSTLDPRIGQLSDLKKLSLRQNLITDSGVEPLSSWNALSYLEELVLRDNQLKNIPDVSIFKKLLVFDVSFNEIASLHGLSRVCNTLKELYVSKNEVTKIEEIQHFHQLLILELGSNKLRVMENLENLVNLQELWLGRNRIKLVNLCGLKCIKKISLQSNRLTSMIGFEGCVALEELYLSHNGITKMEGLSSLVNLRVLDVSSNKLTSVDDIANLTQLEDLWLNDNQIQSLEGFAEAVAGSREKLTTIYLENNPCAKLPNYTAILREIFPNVQQVDSSVFS, encoded by the exons ATGGAATCATCAACGGCTACAGATCTCAACGACGAACTCGATCCTTCATCAACGCTCTTAGATCTCACCAGTTACCAACTCCACGATCTCGACTCAGTCGAATTACCTCCCAATCTCACCGAGTTAGACCTCACCGCGAATCGTTTATCTACCCTAGACCCTCGCATTGGTCAATTATCCGATCTCAAAAAGCTTTCTCTCCGTCAAAACCTAATCACCGACTCCGGCGTCGAACCTCTCTCTTCATGGAACGCTCTCTCCTATCTCGAG GAACTGGTGTTGCGTGATAATCAATTAAAGAATATTCCTGATGTAAGCATATTTAAGAAGCTTTTGGTTTTTGATGTGTCTTTCAACGAAATCGCTTCGCTACATGGATTATCTAGGGTTTGCAATACTCTCAAGGAACTTTATGTATCCAAAAATGAAGTTACTAAAATTGAGGAGATTCAACATTTTCATCAATTGCTCATTTTGGAACTCGGTTCCAATAAATTACGG GTGATGGAGAATTTGGAGAACCTTGTGAATTTGCAGGAGCTATGGCTTGGACGTAATCGAATTAAACTTGTGAATCTATGTGGTTTGAAATGCATCAAGAAGATTAGTTTGCAAAGCAATCGTCTTACTTCAATGATAGGATTTGAG GGTTGCGTAGCTCTAGAAGAACTATACTTGAGCCACAATGGTATTACAAAAATGGAAGGCTTGTCATCTTTAGTCAATCTCCGGGTTTTAGATGTATCATCAAATAAGCTAACATCTGTGGATGACATTGCAAACCTGACACA ATTAGAAGATTTGTGGCTTAATGACAACCAAATACAATCACTCGAAGGATTTGCTGAGGCTGTTGCTGGTTCAAGAGAGAAGCTTACCACAATTTACCTAGAAAATAACCCTTGT GCTAAGTTACCCAACTATACTGCCATCTTAAGGGAAATCTTCCCTAATGTCCAACAAGTTGATTCTAGTGTATTTTCTTAA
- the LOC123915496 gene encoding pentatricopeptide repeat-containing protein At1g77170, mitochondrial, whose amino-acid sequence MSYPRPVRSCFKQQQRWLMSRFFLTCRRCFSVVTVPQPSLFATLLCNTTRIRELNQIYAHILITRFLESNPASFNWNNIIRSYTRLEAPRNAIRVYVSMLQAGVLPDRYTLPIVLKAVSQTFATELGKQVHSAGIKLGLQSNEYCETGFINLYCKAGDFDSARKVFDENPDPKLGSWNAIIGGFSQAGLAVDAVGVFIDMKRHGFRPDGITMVSLTSACGSIGDLYLALQLHKCVFQAKASDKTDILMSNSLIDMYGKCGRMDLAYRVFATMEDRNVSSWTSMIVGYGMHGHVKEALGCFQCMRESGVKPNYVTFIGVLSACVHGGTVKEGRFYFDMMKNVYGIRPQLQHYGCMVDLLGRAGLLDDARRMVEEMPVKPNSVIWGCLMGACEKHGNVHMAEWVAEHLQALEPWNEGVYVVLSNIYANKGLWKEVERIRSFMKGERLTKVPAYSITTKSD is encoded by the coding sequence ATGTCATACCCACGACCAGTGAGATCATGCTTCAAGCAACAACAACGTTGGCTCATGTCCCGATTCTTCCTCACATGTCGTCGCTGTTTCTCTGTTGTCACTGTTCCCCAACCCTCTCTTTTTGCTACCTTGTTGTGTAACACTACTCGTATACGCGAATTGAACCAAATATATGCCCACATTCTCATAACGCGGTTTTTAGAATCCAATCCCGCTTCTTTTAATTGGAACAACATCATAAGATCTTACACTAGACTAGAAGCACCCCGAAACGCGATTCGTGTCTATGTTTCGATGTTGCAGGCCGGGGTTTTACCCGACCGTTACACTCTTCCAATTGTTCTCAAGGCTGTGTCACAAACTTTTGCCACTGAGCTTGGAAAACAGGTTCATTCAGCTGGTATAAAGCTTGGACTTCAATCTAATGAGTATTGTGAAACTGGATTTATTAACTTGTATTGTAAAGCTGGTGATTTTGATAGTGCCCGTAAGGTGTTCGACGAAAATCCTGACCCAAAGCTTGGTTCTTGGAATGCTATAATAGGTGGTTTTTCACAAGCTGGACTTGCAGTGGATGCTGTTGGCGTGTTTATTGATATGAAGAGGCATGGATTTCGACCGGATGGAATTACCATGGTTAGCTTAACATCGGCTTGTGGTAGCATCGGTGACTTGTACCTGGCTCTCCAATTGCATAAATGTGTTTTTCAGGCTAAAGCTTCTGATAAGACTGACATTTTGATGTCGAATTCTCTGATTGACATGTATGGAAAGTGTGGGCGAATGGACTTGGCTTACAGAGTTTTTGCGACGATGGAGGATAGGAATGTGTCATCGTGGACATCCATGATTGTGGGTTATGGAATGCATGGACATGTGAAGGAGGCGCTTGGTTGCTTTCAGTGTATGAGGGAGTCGGGAGTGAAGCCTAATTATGTGACTTTTATTGGAGTGCTTAGTGCTTGTGTGCATGGAGGGACTGTTAAAGAAGGAAGGTTTTACTTTGATATGATGAAGAATGTTTATGGCATAAGACCCCAACTGCAACATTATGGATGTATGGTGGATTTGCTAGGTCGGGCAGGATTGCTTGACGATGCCAGGAGAATGGTGGAGGAGATGCCTGTGAAGCCAAATTCAGTAATATGGGGGTGTTTGATGGGTGCGTGTGAGAAACATGGGAATGTGCATATGGCAGAGTGGGTAGCTGAGCATTTGCAAGCATTGGAACCTTGGAATGAAGGTGTTTACGTGGTATTGTCAAATATCTATGCCAATAAAGGCTTGTGGAAGGAGGTCGAGAGAATAAGATCCTTCATGAAAGGAGAAAGACTTACTAAGGTTCCTGCCTATAGCATCACAACAAAATCAGATTGA